The genomic interval AGAAAATGGATATCCATATCTATGAGCAAAGAAATGGCAAGAAAAATGACCATTATTGGTGGCTTGTAGCTCAATTAAAGATTCAATCCAATCCATGTAAAGCATTGGATGATTTGATGCGGGGGCTGTAGCTATTCAGCCCTCTGTCTCTGCTTATACGCGTATATTTGCGGGAGGGGGCGTAAATAACTCTCCGCTTCCAATTTATTATGCCTCCATGATTGCAGGCGGATTGCGTTGGAAGCTCTTTTCAGACTACGTACTCAATTTGGCAGTTGAAGAGCAGGTTCCTTTGGATAAAGGGCAATATACGCAAACTTCAGCCATGTTTCGCGCAAGCGCATCTTTCTTAAATTCAGGGAGGTATAGTGATGATTGGCACGCTAATAGCACAGGCTGGGTTGCACAAAATTTATATTTGGATGCTGCTCATTATTTAGCTACATCAGTCACTTCGTTGGTGGCAGACTGCCGACTGAGTTACCATCAAAAAATTGAAGAGGGTCAGACCATCGAACCATATGCACATTTGCAATGGACTAGCTTAAATGAGGCTAATGGTATTGATGAGCGCCTTAGGATTGGTGCCAGATGGAATATTTGGCAAGGCCAGAGCAAATATAACGCCTACCCAAGTAAGATCCTTATTGGTTTAGAGTATCAATATGCTTTTAAAACTTCTCTAACCGACAAAAGTGCAGTTTTTCTCAGTTTAAGAGGGTGTTGGTAATGCGTCATCTTCTGATGGTTTTATTGTGTTGCATAGCATTCACTATTCAAGAAGGGTATTTTCTTTAGACTCAGCAATCTGATTTAGTCATACTCTTTATGGAGATGCATTTTCCTCTCAATCAAACCCAAGAGTGGTTAAAAGATCGAATGATCCAGGCATCCCAGGCAAACTTGAAATTGATTGTGGGTCTTGCAGGAGATCCTGCAATTTTTGCGAGATTAAAGCAACCGCCTTCAATATTGGGTGGTTATTTTAGGAAGATGAATCAAGCTAACTGAGAAATGGCTATTAAATGGTCTAAGACTTTACCCAAAGGAATTATCTCTGGATGGTATCTTTCGCTTGAGATTGATGATCGTCAGTGACGAGAATTGTCGGCTCGAACTGAATTAACCAAGTATCTGACTCGCCAAGTCAATGATTTAAATAAAGTCATGCCAGTACCAATTTATATTTCCAGTTTTTTCGCTGGCAACATGACACCAGAGCGCTATGCGGCGATGTTGGAAAATATTGAAGCGCAGTCAAAAGTGAATTTATGGATTCAAGATGGCAGGGGTACTGGTAAATTGATTTCGGCAGAGCGTGACCTTTATTTAGATGCGGTAAGTAAGTGCAATGGATTTAAAGTCAGCGGTTATATTTTTTTGAAATATTTTTACAAACTAAAGCAGATCATCAGTTTGCTGCTGTGCCATTGAGTCCAAACGAAATGACGGCGGCAGCGGAGATAATATTTCTTTGCACTCAATTATTTAGTCAATTTCAAAAATCCACACTAGCCAAATAGGCTTAAGCACCCAAGGCCTCTAATAGCTCTGTCTCTAGTTGTATCTGTAGCTTTGGATTCTTGCCAAGGTTTGTGCGTCTAGTAGCCGCACATCTTCTACTCTTTCGCCTAATGTATTGATTCTGGCGGTATGAATGGATACCTGATGCTTTGCTAATACTCTAGATATGGTGTCAAGCAAGCCTGTGCGGTCACTTGCTGAGAGTGCGAGTGTGTAGTGTAATAGCGTCCGCGATCATCTGGAACCATGTGCACCCGAGGTTGAATTGGGAAAGTACGCGATTGTCTCGACAGACGCCCCATGCTCGGATTTGGTAAAGGCTCGCTATTAGTGATAGCAGCTGATAATTCAAACTCCACAAGCTGGATGATGTTATGAGCCATGCAATATCAGTGGAGTCTTGTCTCAAGAAGAAGGTCACATCTAACTGCTTCCATAAATCCTCATAGGCATCATCATGAATACCATGGAGGCGAAGCTTAGCTCTGGATTCTTCTGGGTGTTGGGCCAATTCTGAAGACGCATCAGGTTTAGCGCCACCCAATACTCTCAGCGTTGCCCGATAAAGGTCTCTAAGAGCTTGCCTTACCAGACATTCCAAACTTATGTATGTCTGCTTTACCAAGTGACGAGTGATCTCCGCCGCGACCTTTTGCAATGTCATGAAATAGAGCGGCAATGACAAGCAACCAAGGCTTTTCGAAATGCGCAATCAAGCTGCTACAGAACGGGAATTCATGGGTATGTTCTACAACCATAAAGCGGCGTACGTTGCGTAAAACCATCAAGATGTGTTGATGTACCGTATAGACATGAAATAAATCATGCTGCATTTGTCCAACGATGCTTCTGAATGCAGGTAGATAGCGGCCTAAAACACTAGTGCGATTCATGAGTTGACATGCGCGCCTGACTCCTTCAGGCTCTTTTAAGATTTCAATAAAGAGATCTCTGTTAATAGGATCGGCGCGCCACCGGCTATCCATCTTGGCCCGAGCGTTATAACGCGCTCTAAAGATAGTGGCAGATAGGCTTTTAACGTTTGATGTTTGCGCAACGACCAAGAAAGTTCTTAGGATCTGCTCTGGATGTTTTTGATAGAGCTGTGGGTCAGCAATATCCAGCACCCCTTGTTGCTCAAAGAAGTGCTCGTTGCCATTTCCTGGAATCGGATGAGTTGTTTTTGACTCCTGAGGAAAGAGAAGTGCTTCAATATTTTGTAGGAAGACATCATTTAATTGAGTAACTGCCTTTGCCGACCAGTAATAGCGACGCATAATCGCCTCACTAGGCTGTCTAGACGACCCTTGTTTGATACCCATCGAAGCTGCTAGTGCTGTCTGTAGGTCAAATACGAGAACATCCTGTCTACGTCCGGCTACAAGATGTAAATTTGCCCGCAGAATTTCCAAAAAGCGTTGGTTACGGTTCAGTTCGGTCAGCTCACATTGAGTGATAAGACCTGCCTCTTTAAGATCCTTAAAAAGATCACCTAGTAAAGCTGCTTTACTGACCCAAGAGATCACCTGTAAATCACGTAATCCACCAGGACTTTCTTTGCAGTTGGGTTCCAAAGAACAGGGAGTATTTTGATATTTGTAATGCCGTTGAATCTGCTCTGCTAGCTTTGCTTGAAAGAAGGCCTTGGGATCCATTGCCGCTTCAAATGCTTTTGCAAAGTCCTTAAACAGTCGCTTATTGCCGCATAATAACCGTGCCTCTAATAAAGAAGTGCGTACAGTGATATCTTGCTCAGATTCAGAAATGCATTCATTTACATTTCTAACTGACGAACCAATTTCTAATCCAGTATCCCAACAGCATGCTATAAATTGCTCAACTTGTTTTGACAAGGCTTTTGCAGTCTGCTCATCTTCGGGTAGCAGAATGAGTATATCGATGTCCGAATATGGGAATAATGCACCTCTACCATATCCGCCGACTGCAACTAGTGTTGCTTCATTGTCTAAGCCGCATTGATTCCATAAGTAGCGAAGTAGCTGATCGCTCAGCTTAGTAAGCTGCTTGGTTAATTTACCTACTGATTGGGTTTTTCTGAACTGGTCATAAGCAACTTCTCGAGCAGCACGTAGACTGGCCGCATCAATAATGCTACTGACTGCCTGCGACTCGCTCATCGTATTAAACGCTTGCGCTTGCTAATGATGGTCTAAAAGAAAGGCCCTTGACGCAGTCAGGGGGTGGATTGCTACCCTCGGACCAAGTGAGTACTTCAACACCGGAAGATGTGACAAGTAAGGTGTGCTCCCATTGAGTTGACAAGCTGCGGTCTTTCGTTTTTACTGTCCACTGATCCGGCATCGTACGAATATCTCGCTTACCTGCGTTAATCATGGGCTCAATAGTGAATGCCATACCGGCTTGGAGCTTCTCGCCGGTGCCTGGTTTGCCGTAGTGGAGTATCTGCGGATCTTGATGAAATACTTTTCCAATTCCATGGCCGCAGTACTCTCTAACTACAGAATAGCCAGCATTTTCTGCATGAGTCTGAATCATGTGACCAATATCCCCTAGAGAGGCTCCTGGTTTGACTTGGGCAATACCAAGCCACATACATTCAAAAGTAACTTGGGTCAGTCGTTTGGCCATGACTGAGACTTCACCCACCATAAACATGCGACTGGTATCACCGTAATAACCATCGGGTGTAATGACCGTGATATCTAAATTAACGACATCACCATTTTTTAAAACTTTGTCTCCAGGAATGCCATGACAAATGACGTCATTCATTGAAGTGCAGATCGATGCCGGAAAAGGGGGGTAGCCAGGAGGTTGATAGTTCAATGGGGCAGGAATGGTCCTCTGCACATCGCGCATGTATTCATGGCAAATTTGATCCAGTTCACCTGTAGTCACCCCTGCCTTGACATGGGGAGCCACATGATCAAGTACTTCGCTGGCTAAGCGGCCAGCTTCACGCATCCCAAGGATGTCTTTTTCTGCAGTAAATACACTATTCATGCCTTGATTATCAACGACTTGGGGGGATTTGACATATTCAAGTTGCTCAAAATTTAGGCGCTCGATTTCATTTTTAGGTCTTCTAATCGATATTTTGACGAATAGTGAGAGGTTTTTTTGCCTCTCAATCTGTGAGTCGGCAGGGCTAGCTAGAGCATTGATATTTAAGTTATAATTTGCGTTTGAGGTTCATTGTGGACTTGAAATCGCGAGTTGAGCCTTCCAGGGTGGCGTTTTTTAGCGCAGCTAGGACTCAACTTTAGAACTAACCCTTAGGAGAAGTTATGTCAGTAACCATGCGTCAAATGCTGGAAGCCGGTTGCCATTTTGGACACCAAACGCGCTTCTGGTCCCCAAAGATGGCTCCGTTTATTTTCGGGCATCGCAACAAAATCCACATCATCAACCTGGAAAAAACATTGCCAATGTTTCAGGACACCCTGAAATTTGCAAAACAAGTTGCTGCTAATCGTGGCACGATTTTATTTGTTGGTACTAAGCGCCAATCACGCGAAATTATTGCTGAAGAAGCTACTCGTGCTGGCATGCCTTATATTGATAGGCGTTGGTTGGGTGGCACACTCACCAACTTTAAAACTGTTAAGGGTTCACTCAAGCGTTTGAAGGATATGGAAGTTGCTAAAGAAGCTGGCAACTGGGAAAAGCTCTCTAAGAAAGAGGCTGTGACGAATGACCGTGATCTCGACAAATTGCAAAAAGCACTTGGTGGCATTAAGGATTTGAACGGCGTTCCTGATGCGATTTTTGTTGTGGACGTTGGCTATCACAAGATTGCTATTACTGAAGCGAACAAACTTGGTATTCCAGTAATTGCTGTTGTGGATACTAACCACTCACCAGAAGGTGTTGATTACATCATTCCTGGAAACGATGACTCAAGCAAGGCAGTAGCCCTCTACGCACGCGGTATTGCTGATGCAATCCTCGAAGGCAAAGCGAACTCTATTCAAGAAATCTTGACCGCAGTTCAAGAAGGTGAAGAAGAGTTTGTTGAAGAAGGGAAAGCTGAATAATGGCTGCTATTACTGCTGCAATGGTTGGCGAGTTGCGCGCCAAAAGTGATGCTCCGATGATGGAGTGCAAAAAGGCTTTGACTGAGGCTGATGGTGATATGGCTCGCGCAGAAGAAATTCTGCGTGTAAAGCTTGGTAGCAAAGCTGGTAAAGCAGCTTCTCGTGTAACTGCTGAAGGTAGCGTGGCAGTCTCTATCAACGGCCCCAATGGGGCATTGTTAGAAGTGAACTGCGAAACCGATTTCGTTTCTAAGAACGATGACTTCTTGGCTTTTGCAAACGAGTGCGTGAAGTTGGTAGCAGAAAAGGACCCAGCTGACGTTGCTGCATTGTTGGGATTGCCATTGAATGGTCAAACTGTTGATGAAGTGCGTAGCGCTTTAATCGGTAAGATTGGTGAGAACATCATGCCACGTCGCTTCAAGCGTTTTGCTGGAAGCAGTAAATTGATTTCTTATCTTCACGGTACACGTATTGGTGTAGTCGTTGAGTTCGAGGGCGATGAAATTGCTGCTAAAGACGTAGCGATGCATATTGCTGCAATGAAGCCAGTGGCTTTGTCTATGGCAGAGGTTCCTGCAGAAGCAATTGCTGTTGAGCGTAGCGTTGCTGTTCAAAAAGCTGCTGAATCTGGTAAACCACCAGAAATCGTTGAAAAGATGGTTGAAGGTTCTATTCAGAAGTACCTCAAAGAGGTGTCTTTATTGAATCAAACTTTCGTTAAAAACGACAAGCAAACTGTTGAGCAAATGCTAAAAGCTGCGAATACAACAATCAAGGGTTTCACCATGTTTGTCGTAGGCGAAGGCATTGAGAAGCGCCAAGATGACTTTGCTGCTGAAGTTGCGGCACAAGTAGCTGCTGCTTCTAAAGCAACTGCTTAATTAGCCGTCAGGGACTTGCCCCGACCTGTGAGCAATATCCCACAACAAAAGGGCATAGCAACTAAGGTTGCTATGCCCTTTTGTTTGCTCCCCCCAAGCCCTTTATAATTCCACTGAGAAATTAAAAAGTGCTTACAGATCAATAAGCTAAGTAATTTAATTGCTTAGCAAATTACGGAAAATAGAAAACATGCCAGTCTACAAACGAGTCCTCCTAAAACTATCTGGTGAAGCCCTTATGGGTGACGATGCTTTTGGCATTAATCCAGTCACTATTGATTCCATGGTTAAGGAAATTGCTGAAGTAGTGAATCGTGGGGTTGAGCTGGCGATTGTGATTGGTGGCGGAAATATTTTCCGTGGTGTTGCTGGCGGAGCTGCCGGCATGGATCGTGCAACCGCCGATTACATGGGTATGTTGGCTACTATGATGAATTCTTTGGCGTTGCAAGATGCGCTACGTCAAAAAGGTGTTGAAGCGCGCGTCCAATCTGCCCTTCGTATGGATCAGGTAGTTGAGCCTTACATTCGCCCCCGTGCGATACGGGCAATGAGTGAAGGGAAGGTAGTCATTTTTGCAGCTGGTACGGGCAATCCATTCTTCACTACCGATACTGCAGCTGCCTTACGTGGCGCTGAGATGGGTGTTGAGGTAATGCTCAAGGCCACTAAAGTTGATGGTATTTACAGCGCCGATCCAGTAAAAGATCCTACCGCTACGCTGTGCAAAACGATTACTTTTGATGAAGCATTAATCAAAAATCTACAGGTCATGGATGCAACTGCGTTTGCATTGTGCCGTGATCGCAAATTACCTATCAAAGTATTTTCAATACTCAAGCCAGGCGCGTTAATGCGTGTAGTGCAAGGTGAGTCTGAAGGTACTTTGGTGCATGTCTAATAGGAGGCCTGATGTCTGCAGCAGAAATTAAAACAAATACCGATCAAAAGATGCAAAAGTCTCTTGAGGCACTAAAGAGTAATTTAGCTAAGATTCGCTCTGGCCGTGCTAACCCGGGAATTTTGGAGCACATTCATGTTGACTACTACGGTCATTCAACATCATTGAGTCAAGTAGCAAGTTTAGGCTTGGCTGATGTACGCACGATTAATGTTCAGCCATTCGACAAGACAATGGTTGCTGTAGTTGAAAAAGCGATTCGCGATTCTGATCTAGGTTTAAATCCTGCATCACAGGGTGCCGTGATTCGTGTTCCGATGCCTGCCTTAACTGAAGAACGTCGTCGTGAACTTACCAAAGTTGTGAAGAGTGAGGGTGAAGACGCCAAGATTGCTGTACGTAATTTGCGTCGTGACGCAAATGAACACCTCAAGCGTTTGACCAAAGATAAAGAAATCTCTGATGATGATGAGCGTCGCGCAACAGATGATATTCAGAAGATGACTGACAAAGCGGTAGTTGATATCGACAAAATCATCGCTGAAAAGGAAAAAGAGATCATGACGGTTTAAAAAGCCTGATTGAATTGAATTTCTAATGAGTCAACATTCCAGCTCAACCCTAGTTATTCCGGAGGTCAGTGCTATACCTCGCCACGTTGCCATCATTATGGATGGCAACGGTCGTTGGGCAAGTAAACGCATGATGCCGCGGGTCGCTGGTCATTCTGAGGGTTTGGGGGCTGTCCGTAACATTGTTCAAGAGTGTCGCAAATTCGGCGTTGAATATCTGACTGTATTTGCATTTAGTTCTGAGAATTGGCGTCGCCCACCAGAAGAGGTGGGTTTTTTGATGAAATTATTTCTTAAGTCCTTAAAGGGTGAAGTTTCTCGTCTTGCAGAAAGCGACATTGCTTTGCGCCTGATTGGTGATTTAAGTCGATTTGATCTAGCCATTCAAGAGATGGTCGAGTTTTCTGAGGACTTGACTGCCAATTGCAAAGGTCTGACGCTAACCATCGCCGCAAACTACGGAGGTCGCTGGGATATTTTGCAGGCAATGCGTCAATGTCTTGCTAAAAATCCCAACCTAAAGCCAGAGCAGGTAAGCGAGGAACTCCTCCAGCCCCATCTATCGATGGCCTATGCTCCAGAGCCTGATTTATTTATTCGTACTGGTGGTGAGCAGCGCGTAAGTAATTTTTTGTTATGGCAATTAGCCTATACCGAGTTATATTTCACTGATATATTGTGGCCGGATTTTGACGAGCAAGAATTGCACAAAGCCTTTGAGTGGTTTAGTCAGCGTGAGCGCCGATTTGGTCGTACCAGTGCTCAACTTGCTACTCACAAGTTATGAGCGATGCAGTTTGACGTCTCTAATCGCTGAATTCCTTACCCCATGTTGAAAACCCGAGTCATTAC from Polynucleobacter necessarius carries:
- a CDS encoding DUF4434 domain-containing protein, translated to MSARTELTKYLTRQVNDLNKVMPVPIYISSFFAGNMTPERYAAMLENIEAQSKVNLWIQDGRGTGKLISAERDLYLDAVSKCNGFKVSGYIFLKYFYKLKQIISLLLCH
- the map gene encoding type I methionyl aminopeptidase, with protein sequence MNSVFTAEKDILGMREAGRLASEVLDHVAPHVKAGVTTGELDQICHEYMRDVQRTIPAPLNYQPPGYPPFPASICTSMNDVICHGIPGDKVLKNGDVVNLDITVITPDGYYGDTSRMFMVGEVSVMAKRLTQVTFECMWLGIAQVKPGASLGDIGHMIQTHAENAGYSVVREYCGHGIGKVFHQDPQILHYGKPGTGEKLQAGMAFTIEPMINAGKRDIRTMPDQWTVKTKDRSLSTQWEHTLLVTSSGVEVLTWSEGSNPPPDCVKGLSFRPSLASASV
- the uppS gene encoding polyprenyl diphosphate synthase; its protein translation is MSQHSSSTLVIPEVSAIPRHVAIIMDGNGRWASKRMMPRVAGHSEGLGAVRNIVQECRKFGVEYLTVFAFSSENWRRPPEEVGFLMKLFLKSLKGEVSRLAESDIALRLIGDLSRFDLAIQEMVEFSEDLTANCKGLTLTIAANYGGRWDILQAMRQCLAKNPNLKPEQVSEELLQPHLSMAYAPEPDLFIRTGGEQRVSNFLLWQLAYTELYFTDILWPDFDEQELHKAFEWFSQRERRFGRTSAQLATHKL
- the pyrH gene encoding UMP kinase, producing MPVYKRVLLKLSGEALMGDDAFGINPVTIDSMVKEIAEVVNRGVELAIVIGGGNIFRGVAGGAAGMDRATADYMGMLATMMNSLALQDALRQKGVEARVQSALRMDQVVEPYIRPRAIRAMSEGKVVIFAAGTGNPFFTTDTAAALRGAEMGVEVMLKATKVDGIYSADPVKDPTATLCKTITFDEALIKNLQVMDATAFALCRDRKLPIKVFSILKPGALMRVVQGESEGTLVHV
- a CDS encoding NfrA family protein; this encodes MIAGGLRWKLFSDYVLNLAVEEQVPLDKGQYTQTSAMFRASASFLNSGRYSDDWHANSTGWVAQNLYLDAAHYLATSVTSLVADCRLSYHQKIEEGQTIEPYAHLQWTSLNEANGIDERLRIGARWNIWQGQSKYNAYPSKILIGLEYQYAFKTSLTDKSAVFLSLRGCW
- the frr gene encoding ribosome recycling factor, whose product is MSAAEIKTNTDQKMQKSLEALKSNLAKIRSGRANPGILEHIHVDYYGHSTSLSQVASLGLADVRTINVQPFDKTMVAVVEKAIRDSDLGLNPASQGAVIRVPMPALTEERRRELTKVVKSEGEDAKIAVRNLRRDANEHLKRLTKDKEISDDDERRATDDIQKMTDKAVVDIDKIIAEKEKEIMTV
- the rpsB gene encoding 30S ribosomal protein S2, whose protein sequence is MSVTMRQMLEAGCHFGHQTRFWSPKMAPFIFGHRNKIHIINLEKTLPMFQDTLKFAKQVAANRGTILFVGTKRQSREIIAEEATRAGMPYIDRRWLGGTLTNFKTVKGSLKRLKDMEVAKEAGNWEKLSKKEAVTNDRDLDKLQKALGGIKDLNGVPDAIFVVDVGYHKIAITEANKLGIPVIAVVDTNHSPEGVDYIIPGNDDSSKAVALYARGIADAILEGKANSIQEILTAVQEGEEEFVEEGKAE
- the tsf gene encoding translation elongation factor Ts, producing the protein MAAITAAMVGELRAKSDAPMMECKKALTEADGDMARAEEILRVKLGSKAGKAASRVTAEGSVAVSINGPNGALLEVNCETDFVSKNDDFLAFANECVKLVAEKDPADVAALLGLPLNGQTVDEVRSALIGKIGENIMPRRFKRFAGSSKLISYLHGTRIGVVVEFEGDEIAAKDVAMHIAAMKPVALSMAEVPAEAIAVERSVAVQKAAESGKPPEIVEKMVEGSIQKYLKEVSLLNQTFVKNDKQTVEQMLKAANTTIKGFTMFVVGEGIEKRQDDFAAEVAAQVAAASKATA